A section of the Sedimentisphaera cyanobacteriorum genome encodes:
- a CDS encoding putative porin → MQIKTKLIAAAICGVIASGTFASGSASAEEIEMLREEIASLKSRLSKIESEQQLQQEKTAEIEEGFGWTKDMQVSGDFRYRYESIDQEGEDSRHRNRIRARISLKAIITNQISYHLRLASGNDDPVSANQSLDGGFASKDFWLDRAYMKWRPAEGWQLNLGKTSNPFFCPGGSQLLWDSDVNPEGAALQYSGKLGEANIFANAGGMWVEENSSDVDQDLFGLQGGIEMKLGETEVLVGAGYFDYGNVQDSRTIYEVNESGGNSTYSDAGIEKYIYDYNLFEAFGEISLPTEFPITLFGDYVLNTASGVQEDTGWLAGIELGSAKKKGDMAFCYNYRDVESDSAMSAFTDSDFLGGRLGGDGHKIQAKYALNKNVSLGAAFITGEISEPQLSYDRFQLDLKLKF, encoded by the coding sequence ATGCAGATTAAGACTAAGCTGATTGCAGCGGCCATTTGCGGTGTGATAGCGAGCGGTACTTTCGCTTCAGGCAGCGCAAGCGCAGAAGAGATCGAGATGCTCCGCGAGGAGATAGCAAGCCTCAAGTCCAGACTCAGCAAAATCGAAAGCGAACAGCAGCTCCAGCAGGAAAAGACTGCAGAGATCGAAGAGGGCTTCGGCTGGACGAAAGATATGCAGGTCAGCGGGGATTTTCGCTATCGCTATGAGAGCATTGATCAGGAAGGCGAAGATTCAAGACACCGCAACAGAATAAGGGCGAGAATCAGCCTGAAGGCGATAATTACCAATCAGATAAGCTATCATCTGCGTCTTGCAAGCGGCAATGATGATCCCGTATCAGCGAATCAGTCTTTAGACGGCGGCTTTGCGAGCAAGGATTTCTGGCTGGACAGGGCATATATGAAATGGCGGCCTGCAGAAGGCTGGCAGCTTAATCTGGGTAAAACATCGAATCCGTTTTTCTGTCCGGGAGGCAGCCAGCTGCTCTGGGACAGCGATGTAAATCCCGAAGGTGCTGCGCTGCAATACAGCGGCAAGCTCGGCGAGGCGAACATCTTCGCAAATGCCGGCGGGATGTGGGTTGAGGAAAACAGCAGCGATGTTGACCAAGACCTCTTCGGCCTTCAGGGCGGTATCGAAATGAAGCTTGGCGAAACAGAGGTTTTAGTTGGTGCCGGCTATTTCGACTACGGAAATGTGCAGGACTCGCGAACAATCTACGAAGTTAATGAAAGCGGCGGAAACTCCACCTACTCAGACGCAGGCATCGAGAAATACATCTACGACTACAACCTCTTCGAAGCGTTTGGGGAGATTAGCCTGCCGACAGAATTCCCGATAACCCTTTTCGGCGACTACGTTCTCAACACCGCCTCGGGCGTGCAGGAAGATACAGGCTGGCTTGCTGGAATCGAGCTGGGCAGCGCGAAGAAGAAAGGTGATATGGCCTTCTGCTACAACTACCGTGATGTTGAATCTGATTCAGCTATGAGCGCATTTACCGATTCAGACTTCCTCGGCGGCAGATTAGGCGGCGACGGCCACAAAATACAGGCCAAATACGCCCTTAACAAAAATGTTTCGCTGGGTGCAGCATTTATTACAGGTGAAATTTCAGAGCCTCAGCTCAGCTACGACCGCTTCCAGCTGGATTTGAAGCTTAAATTCTGA
- a CDS encoding AAA family ATPase, translated as MIASREKQHRERLAKLETVKKNVLPISAVYGGNASGKTNFFKAFRFLKRFIVEGTRPETSIPVQNFCLDQESAESPSWFNIAVFSEGKVYELEFSVNSEKVLTEKLTQIKPSSEKLLYERINGELKLGSSLSANQHLKFAFEGTRENQLFLTNSVSQRIEIFKPVYDWFKDKLMLIAPDTRFGSFEQMMNEESQIYDSINEIISGLDTGIDHIGGETVAVDNLPLPEGKKDNLLEEIPEGKAAKIIIAGLEDERIIVTKNKGRLSAKKLVTYHKNKNGTEHKFELNQESDGSKRAVELLPAFLDLSSRKSARVYIIDELNRSLHSLLSRNMISFFLSAFGKDSRSQLLFTTHDLTLFDQSIFRRDEMWLTERNKEGVSKLYSISDFEDVRYDKDIRKSYLQGRMGGVPNIGPLVSAR; from the coding sequence ATGATTGCTTCAAGAGAAAAACAGCACAGAGAAAGGCTTGCAAAACTTGAGACAGTAAAGAAAAATGTGCTTCCAATTTCTGCTGTTTACGGCGGGAATGCCTCGGGCAAGACGAACTTTTTCAAGGCCTTCCGATTTCTCAAGAGATTTATTGTGGAAGGCACAAGACCAGAAACATCAATCCCTGTTCAAAATTTTTGCTTAGACCAAGAGTCTGCGGAAAGTCCAAGCTGGTTTAATATTGCTGTTTTTTCTGAAGGTAAAGTTTATGAGCTGGAATTTTCTGTTAATTCAGAAAAGGTTTTAACGGAAAAACTAACCCAGATAAAGCCCTCATCTGAGAAGCTTCTATATGAAAGAATAAACGGCGAGCTTAAGCTGGGCAGTTCTCTCTCAGCAAATCAGCATCTAAAATTTGCTTTTGAAGGGACAAGAGAAAACCAGCTTTTTCTTACCAATTCAGTTTCTCAGAGAATAGAAATTTTCAAGCCTGTTTACGACTGGTTCAAGGATAAACTTATGCTTATCGCACCTGACACAAGATTCGGATCCTTTGAGCAGATGATGAATGAGGAAAGCCAAATTTATGACAGCATAAACGAGATTATTTCCGGCCTTGACACAGGCATCGACCATATAGGCGGGGAAACAGTGGCTGTAGATAATCTGCCGCTGCCGGAGGGCAAAAAAGATAATCTTCTCGAGGAGATACCTGAAGGAAAGGCTGCGAAAATTATTATTGCAGGACTCGAGGACGAGAGGATTATTGTAACAAAAAACAAGGGCAGGCTGTCTGCCAAAAAGCTCGTTACATACCACAAAAACAAGAACGGCACAGAGCATAAATTTGAACTCAATCAGGAATCAGACGGTTCTAAAAGGGCTGTAGAGCTTTTGCCTGCATTCCTTGATCTCTCAAGCAGAAAATCAGCAAGGGTTTACATTATCGATGAGCTCAACAGGAGCCTTCATTCACTGCTTTCAAGGAATATGATTTCTTTTTTCCTTTCGGCCTTTGGAAAGGATTCAAGATCTCAGCTTTTGTTTACAACGCACGATTTAACTCTTTTCGACCAAAGCATATTCAGGCGTGATGAAATGTGGCTTACTGAGAGGAATAAAGAAGGCGTTTCTAAGCTTTATTCAATAAGCGATTTTGAGGATGTCAGATACGACAAGGATATCAGAAAGAGCTATCTGCAGGGGCGTATGGGCGGCGTGCCGAATATAGGTCCTTTGGTTTCTGCGCGATGA
- a CDS encoding ISH6 family transposase — protein MQNIISLELISATSENGFSLDELVFRTKELFETEAMAGFVSLILQLIDERICMNIVQGKSDNTGQSCCCNERFEYHDRSLRQFRTSVGTVKISWRRLKCVKCGKTITPLRDFLGLAPYQSKTLELEKLVTEIVSEQSYRRSSTHLESIGSIPVPKSTAHRWVVQTECDQIDTGTDTFSLLFADGTGFKRRPDKDKRISNRGELRVALGVTRSSSVVPLGAFSGKSWDEISSLVKGERKNKELVADMLVSEGETGLVKSLAKLCNDSQRSHWHLVRDLDYTMWKDDAGKLERKQKQKELNAVIGIEIPEEDFEKVCDDDKKDLQDAVNSAESDLHKLIGKLLEKEYKIAADYLNRSAKNMFSYARRWLETGIVTPRVSSMIERMMRELGRRLKRIAFGWSEEGAAKMARIIIKRFTSENQWEKYWHEKLRLLDNVMLALKTIKVQNPQTLGR, from the coding sequence ATGCAGAACATTATATCATTAGAACTGATAAGTGCCACATCAGAAAATGGATTTTCTTTAGATGAATTGGTTTTCAGGACCAAAGAGTTATTTGAAACTGAGGCTATGGCAGGTTTTGTAAGCCTGATTCTTCAGTTGATTGATGAGCGAATATGTATGAACATTGTTCAAGGTAAATCGGATAATACCGGCCAATCATGCTGCTGCAATGAGCGGTTTGAATATCATGACAGGTCTCTTCGCCAGTTCAGGACTTCTGTCGGCACAGTCAAGATTAGCTGGCGTCGCTTAAAGTGCGTTAAATGCGGCAAGACAATAACTCCTTTGAGAGATTTTTTAGGCCTTGCACCCTACCAGTCAAAGACATTGGAGTTGGAAAAGCTGGTTACAGAAATTGTAAGCGAACAAAGTTATCGCCGAAGCAGCACTCATCTTGAATCTATCGGCAGCATACCTGTTCCAAAGAGCACTGCCCATCGCTGGGTTGTACAGACCGAGTGCGATCAGATTGATACCGGCACAGATACATTCAGTCTTCTTTTTGCTGACGGCACCGGCTTTAAGCGTCGGCCCGATAAGGACAAACGCATAAGTAATCGCGGTGAGCTCAGAGTTGCCTTAGGAGTCACCAGAAGTAGTTCTGTGGTGCCTTTAGGGGCATTCAGCGGTAAAAGCTGGGACGAGATATCCTCGCTGGTCAAGGGCGAACGTAAGAACAAAGAGCTTGTTGCCGATATGCTTGTAAGCGAGGGCGAAACAGGTCTGGTTAAGAGTCTGGCCAAACTTTGCAATGATAGCCAAAGAAGCCATTGGCACCTGGTTCGGGATCTGGATTATACGATGTGGAAGGATGATGCCGGCAAACTTGAACGTAAGCAAAAGCAGAAAGAATTGAATGCCGTAATTGGTATTGAAATTCCCGAGGAAGATTTTGAAAAGGTCTGTGATGATGACAAGAAAGATTTGCAAGATGCTGTCAATAGTGCCGAAAGTGATCTTCATAAGCTGATAGGCAAACTGCTGGAGAAGGAATATAAAATAGCAGCCGATTACCTGAACCGTTCAGCTAAAAATATGTTCAGCTATGCTCGCCGCTGGCTGGAGACAGGTATTGTAACTCCGCGGGTTTCCAGCATGATAGAACGGATGATGCGAGAGCTTGGTCGACGCCTTAAACGCATCGCATTTGGCTGGAGCGAAGAAGGAGCGGCAAAGATGGCCAGAATTATCATTAAAAGATTTACTTCAGAAAATCAATGGGAAAAATACTGGCACGAAAAACTGAGGTTATTGGACAATGTAATGCTTGCTCTAAAGACTATAAAAGTACAGAACCCACAAACTTTGGGACGTTAA
- the gap gene encoding type I glyceraldehyde-3-phosphate dehydrogenase, whose translation MATKVAINGFGRIGRAVARVILQNKGLGLDLVAINDLADPKALAHLFKYDTVMGKWDGEVSVSGDGLVVNGKDIKVTAVKSPAELPWKEMGVDIVLESTGIFRTKEGPKGGYGDHIKAGAKKVVLSVPAKDEIDGTIVLGVNDSDLTKDIDCASNASCTTNCLAPVAKILNDSFGIKRGLMTTIHAYTNDQNVGDMIHKDLRRARAAADNIIPTTTGAAAAVGKVIPDLNGKLNGGAMRVPVIDGSCVDLTAELGKDVTAEDVNAAVKAAAEGPMKGIMSYCEDPIVSSDIVGDPHSSIFDALSTMVIDGNMVKVISWYDNEWGYSNRAADLMSKMAAML comes from the coding sequence ATGGCAACAAAGGTTGCGATCAATGGTTTCGGTCGAATCGGTAGAGCTGTAGCTCGTGTTATCCTCCAGAACAAAGGCCTCGGCCTTGATCTGGTAGCTATCAACGATCTTGCAGACCCAAAAGCTCTTGCTCACCTGTTCAAGTATGACACAGTTATGGGCAAATGGGACGGGGAAGTATCCGTAAGCGGAGACGGTCTTGTTGTAAACGGCAAGGACATTAAGGTTACTGCTGTTAAGAGTCCTGCAGAGCTTCCTTGGAAAGAGATGGGCGTTGATATCGTTCTCGAGTCAACCGGTATCTTCCGTACAAAAGAAGGCCCGAAAGGCGGCTACGGCGATCACATCAAGGCGGGCGCTAAGAAAGTTGTTCTTTCTGTTCCGGCAAAGGATGAGATCGACGGCACAATCGTTCTGGGCGTAAACGACTCAGACCTGACAAAAGACATCGACTGCGCATCAAACGCAAGCTGCACAACAAACTGCCTTGCTCCGGTAGCGAAGATTCTCAACGACAGCTTCGGCATCAAGAGAGGCCTTATGACAACTATCCACGCATACACCAACGACCAGAACGTTGGCGATATGATCCACAAGGACCTCCGCAGGGCACGTGCTGCTGCTGACAACATCATCCCGACCACCACAGGAGCTGCTGCTGCAGTAGGGAAGGTTATTCCTGACCTTAACGGCAAGCTCAACGGCGGTGCTATGCGTGTTCCGGTAATTGACGGCTCATGCGTTGACCTCACAGCAGAGCTGGGCAAAGACGTTACTGCTGAAGACGTGAATGCTGCTGTTAAAGCGGCCGCTGAAGGCCCGATGAAGGGCATTATGTCTTACTGCGAGGACCCGATCGTATCAAGCGATATCGTTGGCGATCCGCACTCAAGCATCTTCGATGCACTCAGCACGATGGTTATCGACGGGAATATGGTTAAGGTAATCTCATGGTACGACAACGAATGGGGCTACTCAAACCGCGCAGCAGACCTTATGAGCAAAATGGCTGCTATGCTGTAA
- a CDS encoding CRTAC1 family protein codes for MKTNAVIIIFAVSALFAEVRFENKTSQLGLKLRRGQTACADYNRDGWTDICSSGELWRNNEGRNFEKVFQSRGRAVFADFNNDSFPDMFVYNKHKLLINQSGEGFEEAEFPDLEIDSSLAACCADFNSDGFTDVYVAGYENWKKGITYPDALVVNQKGKGWKKLWTEKKYRARGASACDFDRDSDADIYVSNYRLQPNLLLINKGSGKFENKAKFYKAEAGSRKISGGHSIGAVWADFDNDGLFDIFAGNFAHKDSRGRQPESVFLRNNGLQNDFRFENMGQCGLHYQESYASPAAGDYDNDGDLDLFFTTVYKNASFGRQDHPVLYKNEGSWQFTNVTKQAGLSGLGPTYQAAWADFNNDGFLDLVTNRKVFINQGNKNSWLKVGLAGDGEQIPRDAAGTQVLIETGDKTLVRQVEIGTGQGNQNEKTLHFGLGKRQKAVDLKVRWFNGAEQNSTDTALNSLVKIAFSPSSQKGIPDLNPRYKVRSDSPLLGK; via the coding sequence TTGAAAACTAATGCTGTAATTATTATTTTTGCTGTTTCTGCATTATTCGCAGAAGTCAGGTTTGAAAACAAAACTTCTCAGCTCGGTCTGAAGCTTAGAAGGGGGCAAACAGCCTGCGCAGACTATAACCGCGACGGCTGGACAGATATATGCAGCAGCGGCGAGCTTTGGCGAAACAATGAAGGCAGAAATTTCGAAAAGGTTTTTCAAAGCCGAGGCAGGGCGGTATTTGCAGATTTCAACAACGACAGCTTCCCGGATATGTTCGTTTACAATAAGCATAAACTGCTGATAAATCAGAGCGGAGAGGGATTTGAAGAAGCAGAATTTCCTGACCTTGAGATTGATTCAAGCCTTGCGGCCTGCTGCGCAGATTTCAATTCAGACGGTTTTACGGATGTTTATGTTGCCGGCTATGAGAACTGGAAGAAAGGGATCACATATCCTGATGCGCTGGTTGTAAATCAGAAGGGCAAAGGCTGGAAGAAGCTTTGGACTGAGAAGAAATATCGAGCCAGAGGGGCGTCTGCCTGCGATTTCGACCGAGATTCAGATGCTGATATTTATGTGTCAAATTACAGGCTCCAGCCGAATCTGCTGCTGATTAACAAGGGCAGCGGTAAATTTGAGAACAAGGCGAAATTTTACAAAGCAGAGGCAGGGAGCAGAAAAATCAGCGGGGGGCATTCGATAGGTGCAGTGTGGGCGGATTTTGATAACGATGGGCTGTTTGATATATTCGCAGGAAATTTCGCCCATAAGGATTCAAGGGGAAGGCAGCCCGAGTCGGTTTTTTTGAGGAATAATGGCTTGCAGAATGATTTCCGATTCGAAAATATGGGGCAGTGCGGCCTGCATTATCAGGAGTCTTATGCATCTCCTGCGGCGGGTGATTACGATAACGACGGGGATCTGGATTTGTTTTTCACCACTGTATACAAGAACGCATCTTTCGGCCGACAGGATCATCCTGTTCTTTACAAAAACGAAGGCAGCTGGCAATTCACAAATGTTACAAAACAGGCAGGGCTTTCCGGTTTGGGGCCAACGTATCAGGCGGCATGGGCGGATTTCAACAACGACGGCTTTCTTGATTTGGTAACGAATCGCAAAGTATTCATCAATCAGGGCAATAAAAATTCATGGCTGAAAGTGGGGTTGGCTGGCGATGGAGAGCAAATTCCAAGAGATGCAGCAGGAACGCAGGTTTTGATTGAAACCGGGGATAAAACTTTAGTAAGGCAGGTTGAGATCGGAACCGGGCAGGGCAATCAGAATGAGAAGACGCTTCATTTCGGATTGGGCAAAAGGCAGAAAGCTGTGGATCTTAAAGTACGCTGGTTCAATGGAGCTGAGCAGAATTCAACCGATACTGCTTTGAACAGCTTAGTAAAGATCGCATTCAGTCCTTCTTCTCAAAAGGGCATCCCAGATCTTAACCCTCGATATAAAGTGCGTTCGGACAGCCCGCTTCTGGGCAAATAA
- a CDS encoding DUF58 domain-containing protein translates to MLDKDLTAKIKRIQFYTSHLVSASFAGEYESVFKGRGIQFEDVREYVPGDDVRDIDWNVTARESKPYVKRFVEERENTVILAVDVSASGEFGTKDRRKNELSAEISAVLAFAATRNNDKVGLLMFSDKIELFVPPRKGRKHVLRIIREILSFSGQGVGTDISSALDYLGKIAKKRSTVFLISDFPLPSAKDSYIRPLSLLRRRHDVVGICVQDRMEKRLPAAGLIDLKDLETGETITVDCSDKGLRRRFEEMSRRWKEELQTELRGAKIDFIDVETGEPYINDFIKFFHMRRKRR, encoded by the coding sequence ATGTTAGATAAAGACCTCACAGCAAAGATAAAGCGAATTCAGTTTTACACCTCCCACCTTGTCAGTGCGAGCTTCGCCGGCGAATATGAGAGCGTTTTCAAGGGGCGGGGGATTCAGTTTGAAGACGTGCGTGAATACGTTCCGGGCGATGACGTGCGTGATATAGACTGGAACGTAACTGCCCGAGAGTCCAAGCCTTATGTGAAGCGGTTTGTGGAGGAGCGTGAGAACACGGTTATCCTCGCTGTGGACGTGAGCGCATCGGGCGAGTTCGGCACAAAAGACCGCCGGAAAAATGAGCTTTCAGCAGAGATCTCAGCTGTGCTTGCCTTCGCTGCCACCAGAAACAACGATAAGGTGGGGCTTTTGATGTTCTCAGACAAAATCGAGCTTTTTGTCCCGCCGAGGAAAGGCAGGAAGCACGTTCTCAGGATAATACGAGAAATCCTGAGCTTTTCAGGCCAAGGAGTGGGAACGGATATTTCCTCGGCTTTGGACTATTTAGGAAAGATTGCCAAAAAACGCTCTACAGTTTTCCTTATATCAGACTTCCCTCTGCCCTCAGCGAAAGACAGCTACATCAGACCGCTGAGCCTGCTTAGAAGAAGGCATGATGTTGTGGGTATATGCGTTCAGGACAGGATGGAAAAGAGGCTCCCCGCAGCGGGGCTTATAGACCTGAAAGACCTCGAAACAGGCGAGACAATCACCGTTGACTGTTCGGATAAGGGACTTCGCAGAAGGTTCGAAGAAATGTCCCGCAGGTGGAAGGAAGAGCTTCAGACAGAGCTTAGAGGGGCAAAAATCGACTTTATAGACGTGGAAACGGGCGAGCCTTATATCAATGATTTTATTAAGTTCTTTCATATGCGGAGAAAACGCAGATGA
- a CDS encoding RloB domain-containing protein — translation MAGKLSRPTKRRRYKKLFLLSVEGQKTEPQYFSLFNSDASAISIRSIKAKSKSAPQKVLKRMKDALKEENLKKLTRRG, via the coding sequence ATGGCTGGTAAACTCTCAAGGCCAACCAAAAGAAGAAGATACAAAAAGCTTTTCCTGCTGTCGGTTGAAGGCCAGAAAACTGAGCCGCAGTATTTCAGTTTATTTAACAGCGATGCCTCAGCTATTTCAATACGCTCAATCAAAGCGAAAAGCAAAAGTGCGCCTCAGAAAGTTTTGAAACGAATGAAAGACGCTCTGAAAGAAGAAAACTTAAAAAAACTGACGAGGCGTGGTTAG
- a CDS encoding VWA domain-containing protein has protein sequence MFEFHSPLAFLLLAAVFLLLVWKRLRGRKQKSFLRYSDLSVFANCGTGWRSRLIWLPDFLRWVCLVLLVFAAARPREGTELSNVSTEGVAMQLVVDRSSSMNEPMVYKGQKISRFDAVKMVIEDFIKGGKGNLKGRSGDMIGLVSFARYPDTLCPLVLTHSILIDFLKQSETVKYKQEDGTAIGDAIALAAARLQEAEKQISQTSEKLTGEELSNDFKIKSKAVILLTDGMNNAGERTPEKAAQLAEEWGIKIYAVGIGSNMPQRSFFNIGRAQINERLLNSIAEKTGGFYARADSPKQLREIYEKIDRLEKTEIKSVAYYNYAEKFEPFAMAAFAALLLEIILRTTLLRKLP, from the coding sequence ATGTTTGAGTTTCACAGCCCGCTTGCGTTTCTTCTTCTGGCTGCTGTTTTTCTTCTGCTGGTCTGGAAGAGGCTCAGGGGCAGAAAGCAGAAAAGCTTTTTAAGGTATTCGGATTTGAGTGTTTTCGCAAACTGCGGGACAGGCTGGCGAAGCAGGCTTATATGGCTGCCGGATTTTCTGCGATGGGTATGCCTTGTTTTGCTTGTGTTTGCAGCTGCAAGGCCGAGGGAAGGCACAGAGCTTTCAAACGTATCAACTGAAGGCGTTGCTATGCAGCTGGTTGTGGACCGTTCGAGCAGTATGAATGAGCCGATGGTGTATAAGGGGCAGAAGATAAGCCGATTCGATGCTGTGAAGATGGTAATTGAAGATTTCATCAAAGGCGGCAAGGGAAACCTTAAAGGCAGAAGCGGCGATATGATCGGGCTTGTGTCTTTCGCCCGCTACCCCGACACGCTCTGCCCGCTCGTGCTAACTCACAGCATCCTGATAGATTTTCTCAAACAGTCTGAAACGGTGAAATACAAGCAGGAAGACGGCACAGCAATCGGCGATGCGATAGCCCTCGCAGCAGCGCGTCTGCAGGAGGCGGAAAAGCAGATTTCACAAACCTCTGAAAAGCTCACCGGCGAAGAGCTCAGCAATGATTTCAAAATCAAGAGCAAGGCTGTTATACTGCTTACTGACGGGATGAACAATGCAGGCGAGAGAACACCCGAGAAGGCTGCCCAGCTCGCTGAAGAGTGGGGAATTAAGATTTACGCTGTGGGGATAGGCTCTAATATGCCTCAAAGGTCGTTCTTTAATATAGGCAGAGCCCAGATAAACGAAAGGCTTTTGAATTCAATTGCCGAAAAAACAGGCGGATTCTATGCACGGGCAGACAGCCCAAAACAGCTGCGGGAAATATACGAAAAAATAGACCGCTTAGAGAAAACCGAAATCAAATCCGTTGCCTACTACAACTATGCAGAGAAGTTTGAGCCCTTCGCAATGGCTGCTTTCGCTGCTCTTCTGCTGGAAATTATCCTGAGAACAACCCTCCTGAGAAAACTGCCTTAA
- a CDS encoding AAA family ATPase, protein MPVDIDRINAQIEEKSSIIEPLLSEASKAVIGQRYMLERMLIAILCDGHILLEGVPGLAKTTAVTALSQAIKADFRRIQFTPDLLPADLTGTQIYRQSDGEFYTRKGPVFANIILADEINRAPAKVQSALLEAMQEKQVTIGDESFQLPQPFLVLATQNPIEQEGTYPLPEAQLDRFMLKISVGYPTKEEERQILELKTNPKTAEAINSVISPDSIFELREVISQIYIDQKVKDYIVEVVHTTRHPSVINADLASLINFGSSPRATIALALAARAQAFLKGRGYVTPQDVKTIGMDVLRHRIIVSYEAEAQEITSEDVVKMIFDNVEVP, encoded by the coding sequence ATGCCGGTTGATATTGACAGAATAAATGCTCAAATTGAGGAAAAAAGCAGTATAATAGAGCCTCTTCTTTCAGAGGCCTCAAAAGCTGTTATCGGGCAGCGTTATATGCTTGAGAGGATGCTGATTGCGATCCTCTGCGACGGGCATATCCTGCTTGAAGGTGTGCCCGGGCTTGCGAAAACCACCGCTGTTACTGCACTTTCGCAGGCGATTAAGGCAGATTTCCGCAGGATTCAGTTCACTCCCGACCTGCTGCCTGCCGACCTCACGGGAACGCAGATCTACAGACAGTCTGACGGGGAGTTTTACACGAGAAAGGGACCGGTTTTCGCAAATATAATCCTTGCAGACGAGATCAACAGGGCTCCTGCCAAGGTGCAAAGCGCCCTTCTGGAGGCGATGCAGGAAAAGCAGGTTACTATTGGAGATGAATCTTTCCAGCTACCTCAGCCGTTTCTGGTTCTTGCAACGCAGAATCCTATCGAGCAGGAAGGCACATATCCGCTGCCCGAGGCTCAGCTGGACAGATTTATGCTTAAGATAAGCGTGGGATATCCAACAAAAGAAGAGGAGAGGCAGATCCTTGAGCTCAAAACAAATCCCAAGACAGCCGAGGCGATAAATTCGGTTATCTCGCCGGATTCTATATTTGAGCTTAGAGAGGTGATCTCGCAGATCTACATAGACCAGAAGGTGAAGGATTATATCGTTGAGGTTGTGCATACAACCCGCCATCCATCGGTTATCAATGCAGACCTTGCCTCGCTTATCAATTTCGGTTCCTCCCCGAGAGCTACAATCGCCCTTGCACTCGCTGCAAGAGCTCAGGCATTCCTCAAGGGAAGAGGATACGTAACCCCGCAGGACGTGAAGACTATCGGAATGGATGTGCTCCGGCACAGGATTATCGTTAGCTATGAGGCCGAGGCGCAGGAGATCACCAGCGAGGATGTGGTGAAGATGATATTCGACAATGTGGAAGTGCCGTAG